From the Streptobacillus ratti genome, the window AATCCCTTCTTTCTAATCCATATATTTTATTTTTTCTTTAACTTTATCTAACGTTATATACGTTTCATTTTCAAATTCTTTTTCAAGAATTTCAATTTTATCATCATCTAAGCCTAAATACATAGCAAATGATTTTAATTGTAATTTCATATGTCCCTTTTGTATTCCCTCAGTAACTAATGCTCTAAGTGCAGCAAAATTTTGTGCAAGTCCTACACAAGCAGTAATTTCTGCAAGTTCTTTTGCATTTGGATTTCCAAGTATTTCAAGAGATATTTTACTTGTAGGATGTACACCAACAGACCCACCAAAACTAGCTATAGCTAAAGGTAATTCTATACTACCATGTAATATTCCGTTTGAATACTTCCAACTAGTTAAACTCTTATACTTTCCATCTCTTGAAGCATAAGCATGAAGTCCTGCCTCTATTGCCCTCCAATCATTACCTGTTGCAAGAGCAATAGCATCTATACCATTAAATATCCCCTTATTATTTGTTACAGCCCTGTATGTATCTACATTTGCAAATTCTATTGCTTTTTCTATTTTTTTACCTAATTTTCCTTCTATTTCTATAAAACATTCAGCTTTAACCATACTAGATGTAGAATAATTAGATATTATACTCATAAGTTTAGTACCTAAACAAACTTCAAGTATTATAGGGGTTATACTTTCAAGCATAGTATTTACAGTATTTGCTCCCATAGCATCTACAGTATCTACATAAAGATATATAATTAAAAAATTTTCCCTCCTTTCTATTTTAATATCTTTTGCTCCCCCTCCTAAATTAACTATACTTTCTTGGGCTTCATTAGCTATTT encodes:
- a CDS encoding hydroxymethylglutaryl-CoA reductase, degradative, with the protein product MWKNSYKKSREERIKLLKENGNISEDTFNLLNNSMVLSNEMADKFIENQIGVYGIPFGIATNFLINGKEYVIPFAIEEPSVIAAACNAAKIIKKSGGFKAKIIDRLIIGQIAIYDIENFEKAKNDISNIKDKLLKIANEAQESIVNLGGGAKDIKIERRENFLIIYLYVDTVDAMGANTVNTMLESITPIILEVCLGTKLMSIISNYSTSSMVKAECFIEIEGKLGKKIEKAIEFANVDTYRAVTNNKGIFNGIDAIALATGNDWRAIEAGLHAYASRDGKYKSLTSWKYSNGILHGSIELPLAIASFGGSVGVHPTSKISLEILGNPNAKELAEITACVGLAQNFAALRALVTEGIQKGHMKLQLKSFAMYLGLDDDKIEILEKEFENETYITLDKVKEKIKYMD